Within Amedibacterium intestinale, the genomic segment TTTGATGAAAAGACAATTTACGTACTTCATCCAAAACAGAACTTGTAGTTTTCGCTTTTTCTATAAACTGTGTATCATTCACAGTAAGATGATTTCGTTTCCGATTCCACCAATGCCCTAGATAGTCTTTGCACATATTCGATGCAACTCTTAATAACCATGCTTTTTCATGTTCTTCATCTATAAAAACAGGCTGCTTTTCCATGTATTTCATAAATACATTTTGTACAATATCCTGTGCCTGTGCTTCTTCTTTCACATGATGCATCGAAAAGCGAAGCAGCATCGTACTGTAAGAATGAACAATCCTTTCAATTTCTTCCTCTCTCATCTTCTCCCTCCTTCACTATATACACGTTTTTGTTGCTTAAAATACTGCACATAAAGTTAAAAATTCTTATATTTTAGATGCTTCAGATTATGCAGAATTAATATCTAGGATTTATTCCAAGATGCAAATGAAATAAAACACTTATTACAATCATTAGAATGAACAATTATAACAAGTGTTTATAGTGCTAAAGTATATTACTCAAAACAAGGATGAGTCTGATAAACTTCAAAGATAATTTTTAAGAACCTCAATGTTTCTTTAGACGGTTTTGTAGAATAGATGATTCCAAAAGGAACTTTATAATCCCAGTTAAGTTTAATTGTTTTAATCATTGGGTGTATGTCTATCCAATTAGGAGAAGTGATAATAACGCAATTTCTTTTTATACATAAATTAAACGTATTGATATCATATTCATCGACATCGATGATCGTTATTTCTTTATGTTTTTGCAGTTCTATTCGAGCATCGTCCAAATATTGAGAAACACCGTTTTTTAACATGATGATTTCTTGATTATATAAATCTGATATAGCAAGCACTTTTTTATTTTGAAGTTTATGGTGAATCGGAACACCTATACATAAAGGTAATTTGACAAGTTCCATCGCATTATATCTTGTACCTAGAAATGTTGAAAGATAGGTACCTACGAAAAATGTGAATTTATCTCCAAGCTGTGAAAAAGCATTATGTTGTCCTTGCCTACTATCTTCAAAGGATATAAATTCTAAATCAAAATTTGGCCATTCACTTTGTACAATATTCCAAATATTACTTAAAAGTTTACTTGGAAAGAGTTCGGAAGAGCCAATTTTAATTTTTATTGTAGTTTCATTTGATAACTTTTTTGCCTCCTTTAGGATGGTATTAGAAAGATGCATAATCTTTTGTGATTCTTTGTATATGTACTCCCCCTGCATAGTTAGCTCAATTCCTTTTGAAGTTCTTTTAAATAATCTTACTTGAAGATCATGTTCCAATTTATTCATTTGCTTCATAATGGAAGTGGAGGAAATAAATAATTTTTCAGACGCCTTTTGAAAACTGCCACACTTAGCAACAATAATAAATGTATCAAGTAAATGATTATACATAAACCACCCTCCGTATCAACTTTTAGTTGATACAATTATAACACATTTAACACTTCTTAGATAGAAAATGATTTTATATAATACACATGAGGTGATAAAATGAAAATAGAAGCAAAATTAAAACTAGGACAGCACGTATCTTTAATGGATAAAGAATTCGAAGAGATTAGAAAGACTATTAAAAGAAAATGCCTGAATAGGTGCTGGCAGTACCATTTTAGGAGTAACTGTTGGTAAGAACTCTATTGTTGCGGCTGGTTCAGTAGTTACTAAAGATGTACCTAATAATTGTATTGTCGGCGGGAATCCAGCTAAATTTATCAAATATATTA encodes:
- a CDS encoding RNA polymerase sigma factor — translated: MREEEIERIVHSYSTMLLRFSMHHVKEEAQAQDIVQNVFMKYMEKQPVFIDEEHEKAWLLRVASNMCKDYLGHWWNRKRNHLTVNDTQFIEKAKTTSSVLDEVRKLSFHQRNAVFLFYFEGYSMKEIAQIFHVKEGTVSSWLTRARKQLRKQMEEEVLYDESLPKGSRTDLRK
- a CDS encoding LysR family transcriptional regulator yields the protein MYNHLLDTFIIVAKCGSFQKASEKLFISSTSIMKQMNKLEHDLQVRLFKRTSKGIELTMQGEYIYKESQKIMHLSNTILKEAKKLSNETTIKIKIGSSELFPSKLLSNIWNIVQSEWPNFDLEFISFEDSRQGQHNAFSQLGDKFTFFVGTYLSTFLGTRYNAMELVKLPLCIGVPIHHKLQNKKVLAISDLYNQEIIMLKNGVSQYLDDARIELQKHKEITIIDVDEYDINTFNLCIKRNCVIITSPNWIDIHPMIKTIKLNWDYKVPFGIIYSTKPSKETLRFLKIIFEVYQTHPCFE
- a CDS encoding acyltransferase, whose protein sequence is MLGVTVGKNSIVAAGSVVTKDVPNNCIVGGNPAKFIKYINE